The Camelina sativa cultivar DH55 chromosome 18, Cs, whole genome shotgun sequence DNA window tttctttttggtagatTGTTGTTCATAAACAACTTTTGTTGGTAAGAAGGAGGATGCTCCGAAAATACTTGGGTcttgagaaaaagataaaggTTGTGTTTGGGCTGTGTAAGGTGGTGTGTAGATGGGGTATGGTGTGAAAAGATCATATGGCATTGGAGGTTGGGTTTTGGGTTGGTTTTGTAAGGAGTTTAGCTGAGCTTTAAGGGACTTTAGCTCAGACTCTTTTTGGGACATGAGGGGAGAGTTTATGGAGACAGTAGTTGCAAGGTGGAGAAGTTCTTGGTGGAGAGAGGTTATCTTTTTGGTGAGTTCTTTAATGGAAAGGTCCATGATGGTTACCTTTTTGTCAATCTGGCTTAGGAGATAGTTTTGGGTTGTGGCGTTCTCCGACTGCCAGTTCAAAGTTGCTTCTGCGGCGCTGATCAGCTTTACTGAGCCATCTGGGTTCTTAACATTTGGATTCCGGATTTTCCATGagtgttttatattgttttcttcaaactctTTGGATGGAAATGGTGAATCCTGCTGTGATGGGGGTCCGAACATGTAACTTAGTTGTACCTCTTCTTTGTCAGGTGTTGTGGGAGTTGAGCCACCTGAATACAATACATAGTATTCAAAATTCTTGCCACTTGGTTCTCCGAGAAGGCCAACTTGTGTGTCTCCAGACTCAAATCGTTCTTTGAGGGTTTGttgtgtagttttcttttttctccttcgCCTTGgggtgtcatcatcatcagaactaTTCATCTGGCAGTGTTGGCAATCACAAACATCAAAGAATTTGTGGCCCTTTTCATCTTGAAAAGAGTAAATGGGATCTCCCAGCGAATCAAAAGATGAGATTGGAACACCATCTAAACGTGGATGGTTTTCCAAAGTTTGAGCTTCTTCAAAAGGAgtaattatattgatttctgtGCAGAAAGCCGTTGGTCttgacttttcttcttgttgcttaaaAGCAATCTCTACAGCTCCATCTTTTCTCCTATGAATAGAAGAGTCCACCGATTGTATTGGGGTGCTACGGTCATGGAGCTTTTCGTAATTGGTAACCCATGATTCTGGAAGCAACTTGACAAGCTCATCTCTAGGAATCTGTCTAGGAATATGGATGCACGACGGGCTATGCTGGGATTCCAATTGTATGAGTAGCGCATCTTCAGTGTCTCTAGGGAGACTTAAGTCCATTGCATGATTTTGGACTCTATACGCCATTTGATGGTGAAGCGTTGCTGCATACGTGTTTCCAATTTGTGGAGCTCCTGTGATTTGCAGCTGGATTTGCATGTTCTGATATATTTGAGGGTCTTCCAATGCCACGTTGAAATTTGGGAAGAGGGTGACGAAAACAGTGCCAGCGTTTAGTGTTGTCTGGATAGTTGCAATACAAGCATGTTGGTATTCCTTGTATCGGGTGTCGAGGAGAGCTACCCGTGCTACAACTGGTAAGCCTTTTCTGCCATGGAGTGTTAGCGCCAAACGTATCGCTCCATAATGAAGATGGGTATATCCTTGAGTTCGCCAATGATGTATCATGCCTTCGTTGATTCTGAGAGGAAtcatttgttctgtttctgtcgCTGGAATGAGATGCTGTTCTAACGGAGATGCTAGAACGAGCTCCTTTGCATTATGTTTGTTAGGGACAAACACTTGACGGATGACTTTTGGaaaagtggaatttggtttAGTGAAAGCTTTGTAAGGATTAAGTAATGGGAGT harbors:
- the LOC104760170 gene encoding uncharacterized protein LOC104760170; amino-acid sequence: MESSSSLSKTPSFRRSNSKKIDYLYEVEYVSDDSKVPITQLPLLNPYKAFTKPNSTFPKVIRQVFVPNKHNAKELVLASPLEQHLIPATETEQMIPLRINEGMIHHWRTQGYTHLHYGAIRLALTLHGRKGLPVVARVALLDTRYKEYQHACIATIQTTLNAGTVFVTLFPNFNVALEDPQIYQNMQIQLQITGAPQIGNTYAATLHHQMAYRVQNHAMDLSLPRDTEDALLIQLESQHSPSCIHIPRQIPRDELVKLLPESWVTNYEKLHDRSTPIQSVDSSIHRRKDGAVEIAFKQQEEKSRPTAFCTEINIITPFEEAQTLENHPRLDGVPISSFDSLGDPIYSFQDEKGHKFFDVCDCQHCQMNSSDDDDTPRRRRKKKTTQQTLKERFESGDTQVGLLGEPSGKNFEYYVLYSGGSTPTTPDKEEVQLSYMFGPPSQQDSPFPSKEFEENNIKHSWKIRNPNVKNPDGSVKLISAAEATLNWQSENATTQNYLLSQIDKKVTIMDLSIKELTKKITSLHQELLHLATTVSINSPLMSQKESELKSLKAQLNSLQNQPKTQPPMPYDLFTPYPIYTPPYTAQTQPLSFSQDPSIFGASSFLPTKVVYEQQSTKKKKPIEKRTGKEVILEPPKPLSETSKSQDQPETSKAQFMVERANPITVFLEKVAKREKSFSQETMMKKTPIKDENDEVIIPPFMMASPAVVEEDVESEGGNVYEETQETRRNQTEGNLRFNTEPHKGFSFDDIRPSKWREKVYEMHAWLTEQQLNP